The following proteins come from a genomic window of Pirellula staleyi DSM 6068:
- a CDS encoding SDR family oxidoreductase: MSFSLAGRVALVTGNSTGLGKAIGLTLGKAGAKVPVNFAGNEARAQQAVKEYQAAGIETALVKADVTTEAGVASLFDQVEAALGKIDIIVPNATCAQPLKPIEEYDWAFYQSMIDFFIKSPYLLARRGLPHMKAQKWGRIINITSEVFHRSVAPFSAYVAAKGGQIGWSRSMASELAPYGITVNMVAPGWIPVERHENDPQAEKDAYAAIIPMKRWGVPKDVADAVLYYASNEASFVTGQTLCVNGGNTPW, from the coding sequence ATGTCGTTTTCACTCGCAGGGCGCGTCGCGCTCGTCACAGGCAACAGCACGGGACTAGGCAAGGCCATAGGCCTGACGCTCGGCAAAGCGGGGGCGAAAGTCCCGGTCAACTTCGCAGGGAACGAAGCCCGCGCCCAGCAAGCGGTGAAAGAATACCAAGCCGCCGGTATTGAGACCGCGCTGGTAAAAGCCGACGTCACCACCGAAGCTGGGGTTGCTAGTCTGTTTGATCAGGTCGAAGCAGCGCTGGGGAAGATTGATATTATTGTACCCAACGCCACTTGTGCGCAGCCTCTCAAACCGATTGAGGAATATGACTGGGCCTTCTATCAATCGATGATTGATTTCTTTATCAAGAGCCCCTACCTACTGGCCCGACGTGGCCTGCCTCATATGAAGGCGCAAAAGTGGGGTCGTATTATTAATATCACCAGCGAAGTCTTTCATCGGAGCGTGGCACCATTTAGCGCCTATGTCGCTGCCAAAGGTGGACAGATCGGCTGGAGCCGCAGCATGGCAAGCGAACTTGCTCCCTACGGCATCACCGTGAACATGGTCGCCCCCGGCTGGATTCCAGTCGAGCGCCACGAGAACGATCCCCAAGCGGAAAAGGATGCCTACGCCGCCATCATTCCGATGAAGCGCTGGGGCGTTCCCAAAGATGTCGCTGATGCCGTGCTCTACTACGCCAGCAACGAAGCCTCGTTTGTCACCGGTCAAACACTCTGCGTGAATGGCGGCAATACCCCTTGGTAA
- a CDS encoding FkbM family methyltransferase has protein sequence MSIVTSAPTTCKSADDTVTIAKPTVASSAVSSSSSTLADWLWSPVLRGPMLGMVWRLSSRGKVARVITGSYEPEQTAAFCKYINRGDVVFDIGAATGYYTMLSSHLVGATGKVVAFEPEPKNYRTLTSHVRANRLRQVTTLNHALGGEAGKLRFGGGSGSGTSRLCSNGEIEVEVRTLDTVAAELQLRPTHMKIDVEGAELALLLGGKTTIQSAKPILFLSTHPSLTAGVHQDCCQLLQSWGYELLPMLGTSFEQTTELVALPKS, from the coding sequence ATGTCGATTGTCACCTCGGCACCTACCACGTGCAAATCAGCCGACGACACCGTCACGATTGCTAAGCCGACGGTGGCATCATCGGCAGTGTCAAGCAGTTCTTCTACGCTGGCCGACTGGCTCTGGTCTCCCGTGCTGCGTGGTCCGATGCTCGGCATGGTATGGCGTCTCTCGAGCCGTGGCAAAGTGGCACGCGTTATCACTGGTTCGTATGAGCCGGAGCAAACAGCCGCGTTTTGCAAATACATCAATCGGGGCGATGTGGTGTTTGATATCGGCGCGGCGACCGGCTACTACACGATGCTGTCGTCGCATTTGGTTGGCGCGACCGGCAAGGTGGTTGCGTTTGAGCCCGAGCCCAAGAACTATCGCACCCTCACGAGCCATGTGCGGGCCAATCGCCTGCGGCAAGTGACCACGCTCAATCATGCCTTAGGTGGCGAGGCGGGGAAGCTTCGCTTCGGGGGTGGGAGCGGAAGTGGCACCAGCCGACTCTGCAGCAATGGTGAGATTGAAGTCGAAGTCCGCACGCTCGACACGGTGGCAGCGGAACTTCAGCTGCGACCTACGCACATGAAGATCGATGTCGAAGGGGCGGAACTCGCGCTTCTTTTGGGCGGAAAAACGACGATTCAAAGCGCCAAGCCGATTCTCTTTTTGTCGACGCACCCCTCGCTTACTGCCGGGGTGCATCAGGATTGCTGCCAGCTACTGCAAAGCTGGGGCTACGAGCTGCTGCCGATGCTGGGAACCAGCTTCGAGCAGACCACCGAGCTCGTCGCGCTGCCGAAGTCTTAA
- a CDS encoding phosphotransferase, whose protein sequence is MDLLPAEIQGVLDYYGHFGPFLDAEELTSSIGMSGARIWKVRAITSGSGQQAKVLVLPSEVTTTTYCLRQWPKEHPSEPRLLDIHRWVLRAREHLDVVAAPLRSTRGTTYVRQTANLWELQPWMPGVNHDLLAHRAHNLKSDEGTSRRTRMYPRSRYGDSWHQMILALAKFHRVAGDRFEHIQGIAPSILERRKRWLELTNGGWILVQRAVDECSQSQPSLIGNTVPSLCRLVGELLPSLGPLIESSLGISSDLRPVIRDARPEHFLFVKGKLSGMIDFGAMRIDTPVADLARLLELHFQKIRNPIAERVKTYVQHSKLQIPPIWFETIFKCNLILGAANWMDWIYLEKRRFPSLSLIHSRLEVYERRIKSVFSQQWESFIK, encoded by the coding sequence ATGGATTTGTTACCGGCAGAGATTCAAGGCGTACTCGACTACTACGGCCATTTCGGCCCCTTTCTGGATGCCGAGGAGCTTACCTCCTCCATAGGCATGAGCGGAGCAAGGATTTGGAAGGTCCGCGCGATTACCTCTGGAAGTGGGCAACAGGCTAAAGTGCTGGTGCTTCCAAGTGAAGTAACCACAACCACTTATTGCCTCCGTCAATGGCCTAAAGAACATCCGTCCGAACCGCGACTTCTCGACATCCACCGCTGGGTTCTGAGAGCTCGCGAGCATCTCGATGTGGTCGCGGCACCACTCCGCTCGACGCGAGGGACAACTTACGTCCGCCAAACGGCCAATCTTTGGGAGCTTCAGCCTTGGATGCCAGGTGTAAATCACGATCTCCTCGCTCATCGCGCCCATAATCTGAAGAGCGATGAGGGCACAAGCCGCCGTACTCGAATGTACCCAAGGTCGAGGTATGGCGATTCTTGGCACCAGATGATTCTCGCTTTGGCGAAGTTTCATCGAGTAGCCGGTGATCGTTTCGAGCACATCCAAGGGATTGCTCCCTCCATTCTTGAGCGACGTAAGCGTTGGCTCGAACTAACTAACGGTGGTTGGATTCTTGTCCAACGAGCGGTTGATGAATGCAGTCAGTCGCAGCCAAGTCTCATTGGTAACACGGTACCATCGCTATGTCGCTTGGTTGGTGAACTGCTCCCATCGCTTGGCCCTCTCATTGAAAGTTCCCTGGGAATCAGCAGCGACTTACGCCCTGTCATCCGTGATGCGCGCCCCGAGCACTTTCTATTTGTTAAGGGAAAACTGAGTGGAATGATTGATTTTGGAGCAATGCGGATTGATACCCCAGTTGCTGACTTGGCGAGGTTACTGGAACTTCATTTTCAAAAGATCCGCAACCCGATAGCGGAGCGAGTCAAGACCTATGTTCAGCACTCAAAACTACAGATACCACCCATTTGGTTCGAGACGATCTTTAAATGTAATTTGATCCTCGGTGCAGCAAATTGGATGGATTGGATTTACCTAGAAAAGCGGCGGTTTCCGTCTCTGTCTCTGATACACAGTCGACTGGAAGTTTACGAGCGACGAATTAAGAGTGTCTTCTCACAGCAATGGGAATCATTCATAAAATAA
- a CDS encoding zinc-dependent metalloprotease → MNVRHGVFALAMACVMAVPSSTWADDTTTPATEKPATGTIAAETPAGSSAGAAGGSATPQPPTPAHVALLKDAKPVSGMLTMYEKGNNLYAELAGGDYTSEYIVLISISRGIGQTPLLGGFSWGFGDDWIWQFRKVGENVHIVRRNVRFKANTGSPEARAVQNAYTDSVLFSLPIITKGPKGGDMVDLTQVFMSDLPQIGQVLQGFIFSPQKSSIAEAKGFPNNMELEIAATYASSGQMEIDTVPDSRGVTINVHYSISKIPTTGYTPRLADDRVGYFLTAVKDFSSKSDRDQFVRYVNRWNLTKADASAEISPPQQPIKFWIEKTVPYKFRKPIYDGIYEWNKAFEAAGFVNALIVDQQPDNAEWDPEDVNYNTFRWITSNAGFAMGPSRVNPYTGQILDADIIFDADFLSFWKEEYENLTPQTIAEMTGGALDIDSNIAPRQRSIFNPRATTAAMDQCMLNRGMSMQLAFGAAAIQAQADPKMTAEQLEKFIMQALKEVTMHEVGHTLGLRHNFKASKWLSLKEQNDPEKTKTGMVASVMDYNPANIVPKEWKQGDYFTSTLGPYDMWAIEYGYKQLSGGTLGEVAELKKIAARSGEKALQYATDEDTRGTDPDPDSNRFDNGSDPIEFAKMRGQILKELLPGLVDRTTKEGDDYTQARRTFNILVSQYGQSMFFLSRYVGGLSTSRSHKGDKDGRMPVVLVDVKLQRDALAMLEEDVFGAKELAFSPELYNQLGWTNWSHWGVSEPTRKDFGVHDFVLQWQSRMLDQMLSSVTLRRMHDAELKAPADQDVLTTAELLERLTKAIYSEVDTVKNGEFTPRKPAISSIRRNLQREYLSRLGYLAMGDTAAPADCQTVAYAQLTDLKNRVKVLLESNDVKLDSYTRAHLLETSSRIEKILDARLTLSAP, encoded by the coding sequence ATGAACGTTCGCCACGGTGTTTTTGCACTCGCAATGGCCTGCGTGATGGCCGTCCCAAGCTCGACTTGGGCCGACGACACGACCACTCCAGCTACGGAAAAGCCTGCAACGGGCACCATCGCCGCTGAAACCCCAGCGGGTAGTTCGGCTGGCGCTGCGGGTGGCTCGGCCACACCTCAGCCTCCCACCCCTGCTCACGTGGCCCTGCTGAAAGATGCCAAACCGGTGAGCGGCATGCTCACGATGTACGAAAAGGGAAACAACCTCTACGCCGAACTCGCCGGTGGCGATTACACGTCGGAATACATCGTCCTGATTTCGATTTCGCGTGGCATCGGTCAGACACCGCTGCTGGGTGGCTTTAGCTGGGGCTTCGGCGACGACTGGATTTGGCAGTTCCGCAAAGTGGGCGAAAACGTCCACATCGTGCGCCGCAACGTCCGCTTCAAAGCCAACACCGGTTCGCCCGAAGCTCGCGCAGTGCAAAACGCCTACACCGACAGCGTTCTCTTCAGCCTGCCGATAATCACCAAAGGCCCCAAGGGGGGCGACATGGTCGACCTGACCCAGGTCTTCATGAGCGACTTGCCCCAAATCGGCCAGGTGCTGCAAGGCTTCATCTTCTCACCACAAAAGTCGTCGATCGCGGAAGCCAAAGGCTTTCCGAACAACATGGAACTCGAGATCGCTGCCACCTACGCTTCGAGCGGTCAGATGGAAATCGACACCGTTCCCGACAGCCGTGGTGTGACGATCAACGTTCACTACTCGATCAGCAAGATTCCGACGACCGGCTACACACCTCGCTTGGCCGACGATCGCGTGGGCTACTTCCTCACCGCCGTGAAGGATTTTTCGAGCAAGAGCGACCGCGACCAATTTGTCCGCTACGTGAATCGCTGGAACCTGACGAAGGCCGATGCCTCGGCGGAAATTTCGCCTCCTCAGCAGCCGATCAAGTTCTGGATCGAGAAGACGGTTCCTTACAAGTTCCGCAAACCGATCTACGACGGCATTTACGAATGGAACAAGGCGTTTGAAGCTGCCGGCTTTGTGAATGCTCTGATCGTCGATCAGCAGCCCGACAATGCCGAATGGGATCCCGAAGATGTGAACTACAACACGTTCCGCTGGATCACGTCGAACGCTGGTTTCGCGATGGGCCCATCGCGCGTGAATCCCTACACCGGCCAGATCCTCGACGCCGACATCATTTTCGATGCCGACTTCCTCAGCTTCTGGAAGGAAGAGTACGAAAACCTGACTCCCCAAACGATTGCTGAAATGACCGGCGGTGCGCTCGATATCGATTCGAACATTGCCCCTCGTCAGCGTTCGATCTTCAATCCTCGCGCCACCACCGCTGCGATGGATCAGTGCATGCTCAACCGGGGCATGAGCATGCAGCTCGCCTTCGGAGCTGCTGCCATTCAAGCCCAAGCCGATCCGAAAATGACCGCCGAGCAGCTGGAAAAATTCATCATGCAGGCGCTCAAAGAAGTGACGATGCACGAAGTGGGTCACACCCTCGGCCTGCGTCACAACTTCAAGGCGAGCAAGTGGCTGAGCCTGAAGGAACAGAACGATCCTGAAAAGACGAAGACTGGCATGGTCGCCTCGGTGATGGACTATAACCCTGCCAACATCGTTCCCAAGGAATGGAAACAAGGGGACTACTTCACCTCGACCCTCGGCCCCTACGACATGTGGGCCATCGAATACGGCTACAAGCAGCTGAGTGGTGGCACCCTGGGTGAAGTGGCCGAACTCAAGAAGATTGCGGCTCGCAGTGGCGAAAAAGCCCTGCAATATGCCACCGATGAAGACACCCGCGGCACCGACCCCGATCCCGACAGCAACCGTTTCGATAACGGTAGCGATCCGATCGAGTTTGCGAAAATGCGTGGTCAAATCCTGAAGGAACTCCTCCCTGGCCTCGTTGATCGCACGACCAAAGAAGGGGATGACTATACTCAAGCTCGTCGCACGTTCAACATCCTGGTTTCGCAGTATGGTCAGAGCATGTTCTTCCTCAGCCGCTATGTCGGTGGTCTCTCGACCTCGCGTAGCCACAAGGGAGACAAAGATGGCCGGATGCCAGTCGTGCTGGTCGATGTGAAACTCCAGCGCGATGCTCTGGCGATGCTCGAAGAAGATGTCTTCGGCGCGAAAGAACTCGCCTTCTCCCCTGAACTCTACAACCAGCTCGGCTGGACCAACTGGAGTCACTGGGGCGTTTCCGAACCAACCCGCAAAGATTTCGGCGTGCACGATTTTGTGCTGCAGTGGCAATCGCGCATGCTCGATCAAATGCTCTCGAGCGTGACACTCCGCCGCATGCACGATGCCGAGCTAAAGGCCCCTGCTGATCAGGACGTGCTGACCACGGCCGAACTGCTCGAACGCCTCACCAAAGCGATCTACAGTGAAGTTGATACGGTGAAGAATGGCGAGTTTACCCCGCGTAAACCGGCCATCAGCAGCATTCGCCGCAACTTGCAGCGCGAGTACCTGAGCCGCCTCGGCTACCTCGCTATGGGAGACACCGCCGCCCCTGCCGATTGCCAAACGGTGGCTTACGCGCAGCTGACCGACCTCAAAAATCGCGTGAAGGTGCTGCTCGAATCGAACGACGTGAAACTCGACAGCTACACGCGAGCTCACTTGCTCGAAACGTCGTCGCGGATCGAGAAAATTCTCGACGCTCGGCTCACCCTTTCTGCTCCCTAA
- a CDS encoding P-II family nitrogen regulator, translating to MRMVVALVQPTKVKAVQEALARIGVDRMTVCDALGYGQQMGSSTGSTVKGSSPAGGQLHRKVALEIAVNEDFLEKTVDTIARVARTGSEGMVGDGKIFVLPIEETIRLSDTVRGPEAVS from the coding sequence ATGCGCATGGTCGTAGCACTCGTGCAGCCCACGAAAGTGAAAGCCGTGCAAGAGGCGCTGGCGCGGATTGGGGTCGACCGAATGACCGTTTGCGACGCCCTGGGCTATGGCCAGCAGATGGGCTCGTCGACAGGCTCCACCGTGAAGGGCTCGTCCCCCGCCGGCGGTCAATTGCACCGCAAAGTGGCCCTGGAAATCGCCGTTAACGAAGACTTCCTCGAGAAGACCGTCGACACCATTGCCCGCGTCGCCCGAACCGGCAGCGAAGGGATGGTGGGAGATGGCAAGATTTTTGTCCTGCCGATCGAAGAGACGATCCGCCTAAGCGACACCGTTCGCGGCCCCGAAGCGGTTTCGTAA
- a CDS encoding tRNA (cytidine(34)-2'-O)-methyltransferase — translation MTVSAKYVPRLHVILWHPEIPPNTGNIGRSCVAVGAKLWLVRPLGFDISEKQLRRAGLDYWQHLEWEAVDSLDEIRAKIPEPFEQQRVWLFTKFGQSRYSDVTYEQGDVLLFGCESAGLPEEIVSQFPSSAKLRLPMRPQVRSLNLSSSATAAMYEVIRQIGTPEDAF, via the coding sequence GTGACTGTATCCGCGAAATATGTCCCCCGGTTGCATGTCATCTTGTGGCATCCGGAGATCCCGCCCAACACGGGCAACATCGGTCGCAGCTGCGTGGCTGTCGGGGCCAAGTTGTGGCTCGTCCGCCCGCTCGGGTTCGATATTTCCGAGAAACAGCTCCGCCGGGCGGGGCTCGACTACTGGCAGCATCTGGAGTGGGAAGCGGTCGACAGCCTCGACGAAATCCGGGCGAAAATTCCCGAGCCGTTCGAGCAGCAGCGGGTTTGGCTCTTCACGAAGTTCGGCCAGAGCCGCTATAGCGACGTGACTTACGAGCAGGGAGATGTGCTGCTGTTTGGCTGCGAGTCAGCGGGGCTTCCCGAAGAGATCGTGAGCCAGTTTCCTAGCTCCGCTAAATTGCGCCTGCCGATGCGTCCGCAGGTGCGGAGTCTCAACCTTTCGAGCTCGGCGACGGCGGCGATGTACGAAGTAATCCGGCAGATCGGCACTCCGGAAGATGCGTTCTAA
- a CDS encoding glycoside hydrolase family 88 protein: MSATPQQIASYTAALDFAENQVAQLVERYPNYFPMYTVQGKWHHTGELWTHWTDGFLGGMMWQFCLRGHEARWRKQAERYSKLLEHRKLDRAVHDLGFLFLSTYLPWYELSGEAALRDTLLIAGQTLSLRFMQPGNFLRSFVAHDSLFIDIIMNVPIIFYASLEMRDRELARIAAAHCRTTRDTIVRADGSTAHEGIFDLDTGEFLEQTTHQGLRGDSAWARGLAWSLYGYAKCYALTGCDEYLEVSERNADYWLAHLPEDGVCYWDFDADLSQPAPWGAQKESSAAAIAASGLIDLSLLTKDPAKSAKYLACATKMLDALVTPEYLASETPGWEGILKHGVYHTAKNLGVDESVMWGEYFFVEALTKMVTGRQPRLAPEKLADNQARYAAIAPAL; the protein is encoded by the coding sequence ATGAGTGCCACTCCCCAGCAGATCGCTAGTTACACCGCCGCGCTCGACTTTGCCGAGAATCAGGTGGCCCAGCTCGTCGAGCGTTATCCCAACTATTTCCCGATGTACACGGTGCAAGGCAAGTGGCATCACACCGGCGAACTTTGGACGCACTGGACCGACGGTTTTCTCGGCGGCATGATGTGGCAGTTTTGCCTGCGCGGGCATGAAGCACGCTGGCGCAAGCAGGCCGAGCGATACTCGAAACTGCTCGAACATCGCAAGCTCGACCGAGCGGTGCACGACCTTGGATTTTTGTTCCTCAGCACCTACTTGCCGTGGTACGAACTCTCTGGCGAAGCTGCCCTGCGCGACACGCTGCTGATCGCCGGTCAAACCCTCTCGCTCCGCTTCATGCAGCCGGGCAATTTTCTCCGCAGCTTCGTGGCGCACGATTCGCTGTTCATCGACATCATAATGAACGTGCCGATCATTTTTTATGCGTCGCTCGAAATGCGCGATCGCGAGCTCGCGCGCATCGCCGCTGCTCACTGCCGCACCACGCGCGACACCATTGTGCGCGCCGATGGAAGTACGGCTCACGAAGGGATCTTTGATCTCGATACGGGCGAGTTCCTCGAACAAACGACTCATCAAGGTTTGCGCGGCGATAGTGCCTGGGCTCGCGGCCTCGCCTGGTCGCTCTATGGCTACGCCAAATGCTATGCCCTCACCGGCTGCGATGAGTACCTGGAAGTCTCCGAGCGGAACGCCGACTACTGGCTCGCGCACTTGCCCGAAGATGGCGTTTGCTACTGGGATTTTGATGCCGATCTGTCGCAGCCAGCCCCCTGGGGGGCGCAGAAGGAATCGTCGGCGGCGGCAATTGCCGCCAGTGGTCTCATCGACCTTTCGCTGCTGACCAAAGACCCGGCGAAGTCGGCTAAATATCTCGCCTGCGCGACAAAAATGCTCGATGCGCTCGTGACTCCCGAGTATCTTGCGAGCGAGACACCAGGCTGGGAAGGGATCCTAAAACATGGCGTTTATCACACCGCCAAGAACCTGGGGGTCGATGAATCGGTGATGTGGGGCGAGTACTTTTTTGTCGAAGCGCTCACCAAGATGGTGACTGGCCGACAGCCGCGCCTCGCGCCTGAAAAGCTGGCCGACAACCAGGCGCGCTACGCCGCCATTGCCCCTGCGCTGTAG
- the hemW gene encoding radical SAM family heme chaperone HemW — protein MTTQAAVVDRLEPQPRSAYVHVPFCRHRCGYCNFTLIAGRDDLIGSYLEALALELSWLERSRAVDTLFLGGGTPTHLPPRELDRLLELVLRWFPLAEDAEFSVEANPADIDRERAAVLASYGVTRVSLGAQSFRAEKLRVLERDHDAAQIARAVAECKRFASSVSLDLIFGTPGETLDDWKSDLAQAIALTPQHVSTYGLTIEKGTPFFMRTERGELTKAGEELEAVMYETAIDTLAANGYEHYEVSNFARPGFACRHNQTYWRHQPFFAAGPGAASFLGGTRSVNHRSTTTYLARLRAGESPIAESETLSPEDSARERLVFGLRQLGGVHRGEFLGATGYRIEQLGGRALEEFLALGMLEIAGERLRLTRRGLLISDALWPELLGS, from the coding sequence ATGACCACTCAAGCCGCTGTCGTCGATCGTCTAGAGCCCCAGCCTCGCAGCGCGTATGTCCATGTGCCGTTTTGTCGTCATCGCTGCGGTTACTGCAACTTTACGTTGATTGCGGGGCGCGATGACCTGATTGGCTCCTACCTCGAAGCCTTGGCGCTCGAGCTCTCGTGGCTTGAGCGCTCGCGCGCGGTCGACACGCTGTTCCTGGGTGGTGGTACACCGACGCATTTGCCGCCGCGCGAGCTCGATCGTTTGCTCGAACTGGTGCTGCGCTGGTTTCCGCTCGCTGAAGATGCCGAGTTTTCGGTGGAAGCGAATCCTGCCGACATCGATCGCGAGCGCGCTGCTGTACTGGCCAGCTACGGGGTCACGCGGGTGAGTCTTGGCGCGCAGTCGTTTCGCGCCGAGAAGCTGCGGGTCCTCGAACGCGATCACGATGCCGCGCAAATCGCTCGCGCTGTCGCCGAGTGCAAACGTTTTGCTTCGAGCGTTTCGCTTGACCTGATCTTCGGCACCCCCGGTGAAACACTCGACGACTGGAAGAGCGATCTCGCGCAAGCCATTGCTCTCACGCCGCAGCATGTGTCGACGTATGGTTTGACCATCGAAAAAGGGACTCCGTTCTTCATGCGAACCGAGCGTGGCGAGCTTACCAAAGCGGGCGAAGAGCTCGAAGCAGTGATGTATGAAACGGCCATCGATACGCTTGCCGCAAACGGCTACGAGCATTACGAAGTCTCGAATTTTGCCCGCCCCGGCTTCGCGTGCCGGCATAATCAAACCTACTGGCGACATCAGCCGTTCTTCGCGGCGGGCCCCGGTGCGGCCAGTTTTCTCGGCGGTACGCGGAGCGTAAATCATCGGAGCACGACCACCTACCTTGCGCGGCTGCGAGCAGGTGAATCGCCAATCGCCGAGAGCGAAACGCTGAGCCCCGAGGACTCGGCGCGCGAGCGTTTGGTGTTTGGACTCCGGCAACTCGGCGGCGTCCATCGCGGGGAATTTTTGGGTGCCACCGGCTATCGCATCGAGCAGCTCGGCGGCCGCGCGCTCGAAGAATTCCTGGCCCTGGGGATGCTCGAAATCGCTGGCGAGCGGCTTCGTCTCACGCGTCGCGGACTCCTGATCAGCGACGCCCTTTGGCCCGAACTACTCGGTAGTTAA
- a CDS encoding MBL fold metallo-hydrolase — protein MTANAPFHSIQHQDLTIEGYSRAAVQSYWRIPEMKIGFDLGAQPWDFMGTSTWFVTHTHLDHIAALPVYVARRRMMKMDPPLIYVPEHSRALCEEVLKVFSRLDRGRLPCDLRGVKPGDEIELSRELVVTASATKHTVPSVGYVVWQRRNKLKDEYQGLSGEQIRDIRLSGMEVTEEKRFPQLAYLGDSSPEGLDNCPAMYEAKILITEMTFVAPGHRKEKIHKHGHMHLDDYVERKDRFKNELIIAAHASTRYQDRQVKHYVQKALPDMLGGRLKLWL, from the coding sequence ATGACAGCCAACGCTCCTTTTCATTCGATCCAGCACCAAGATCTCACGATCGAAGGCTACTCGCGCGCTGCCGTGCAGTCGTACTGGCGCATCCCCGAAATGAAGATCGGCTTCGATCTCGGCGCACAGCCGTGGGACTTCATGGGGACGAGCACCTGGTTTGTCACCCACACGCATCTCGATCACATCGCCGCGCTGCCGGTCTACGTCGCTCGGCGGCGGATGATGAAGATGGACCCGCCGCTGATCTACGTTCCCGAACATTCGCGGGCTTTGTGCGAAGAGGTGCTGAAGGTCTTCAGTCGACTCGATCGGGGCCGCTTACCGTGCGATCTGCGGGGCGTAAAGCCGGGGGATGAAATCGAGCTCTCGCGCGAACTAGTTGTCACCGCTTCCGCCACCAAGCACACCGTTCCGAGTGTCGGCTATGTCGTGTGGCAGCGCCGCAATAAGCTCAAGGACGAGTATCAAGGTCTCAGCGGCGAGCAGATTCGCGACATTCGTCTGAGTGGCATGGAAGTGACGGAAGAAAAACGATTTCCGCAGCTCGCCTACCTCGGGGATAGCTCGCCCGAAGGGCTCGACAATTGCCCGGCGATGTACGAGGCCAAGATCCTGATCACCGAGATGACGTTCGTGGCTCCGGGGCATCGGAAAGAGAAAATCCACAAGCATGGGCACATGCATTTGGATGACTACGTCGAGCGCAAGGATCGCTTCAAGAACGAGCTGATCATCGCCGCGCATGCCAGCACGCGCTATCAGGATCGGCAAGTGAAGCACTATGTGCAGAAGGCTTTGCCAGACATGCTCGGTGGTCGTTTAAAGCTGTGGCTCTAA
- a CDS encoding VCBS repeat-containing protein, whose product MKLRTSLVLALLAGSCLSTLRVTSAAEPSFQAEELKTKLGVGYAVRLIDMNDDKKLDIAIVDQERILWLENPTWTEHIMIEKQTKADNVCFAPSDIDGDGKIDFAVGADWKPFNTNSGGTIQWIKSGKSINDPWTVYPIGEVPTVHRMAFADLDRDGKEELIVAPLLGRGSTRPDFSQTTVELLSFKIPADPVGGPWKSTVISDKLRVTHNLHVTEASGDPLPEILWVGREGVYLLEQEKTGWKHTRVGIGDEASLPHKGASEVKHGKLATSDYIATIEPWHGNQVVVYTRPDGERPASGDWLWNRVVLDNELLWGHAVSCVNLDDDADEELVIGIRDNQNETRLCGVRIYDPIDAAAGKWKRTIIDAGGVAVEDLATGDLNGDGRADIVAVGRATHNVKIYWNTPAPK is encoded by the coding sequence ATGAAACTTCGCACCTCGCTAGTCCTCGCTCTGCTGGCCGGTAGCTGTCTCTCAACACTTCGTGTCACGAGTGCCGCCGAACCCTCGTTTCAAGCGGAAGAACTCAAGACCAAGCTCGGCGTCGGATATGCCGTTCGTCTGATCGATATGAACGACGATAAGAAGCTCGACATCGCCATCGTCGATCAAGAGCGGATCTTGTGGCTCGAGAATCCCACCTGGACCGAGCACATCATGATCGAAAAGCAGACCAAGGCCGATAATGTTTGCTTTGCGCCGAGCGATATCGACGGCGATGGCAAAATCGATTTCGCCGTCGGTGCCGACTGGAAGCCGTTCAACACCAACTCCGGTGGAACAATCCAGTGGATCAAGTCCGGCAAGAGCATCAACGATCCGTGGACCGTTTATCCCATCGGCGAAGTTCCCACCGTGCATCGCATGGCCTTTGCCGATCTCGATCGCGACGGCAAGGAAGAATTGATCGTCGCGCCGCTGCTCGGTCGAGGGAGCACGCGTCCCGATTTTTCGCAAACCACGGTCGAGCTACTGTCGTTCAAAATTCCTGCTGATCCCGTTGGCGGACCATGGAAGTCGACGGTGATCAGCGACAAACTTCGGGTCACGCACAACCTGCATGTGACCGAAGCGAGCGGCGATCCACTTCCCGAAATCTTGTGGGTCGGCCGTGAAGGGGTATACCTGCTCGAACAAGAGAAAACAGGTTGGAAACATACGCGCGTCGGCATTGGCGACGAAGCATCGCTGCCGCACAAAGGGGCGAGCGAAGTGAAGCATGGCAAGCTCGCCACGAGCGATTACATCGCCACCATCGAACCTTGGCACGGGAATCAGGTCGTTGTCTATACGCGGCCCGACGGCGAGCGGCCAGCCAGCGGCGATTGGCTCTGGAATCGCGTGGTGCTCGATAACGAACTCCTCTGGGGACATGCCGTCAGCTGCGTGAATCTCGATGACGATGCCGACGAAGAGCTCGTCATCGGTATTCGAGATAACCAGAACGAAACGCGACTTTGCGGCGTTCGTATTTACGATCCGATCGACGCTGCTGCCGGTAAATGGAAGCGGACCATCATCGATGCTGGCGGGGTGGCGGTCGAAGATTTGGCGACTGGCGATCTGAATGGCGATGGCCGCGCCGATATCGTGGCGGTGGGTCGCGCGACGCACAATGTCAAGATTTACTGGAACACGCCTGCCCCGAAGTAA